A genomic region of Mesobacillus jeotgali contains the following coding sequences:
- a CDS encoding heavy metal translocating P-type ATPase, with protein sequence MTEAAQSGEKTIYRVQGFTUAGCAGKFEKNVKHLDGVFDAKVNFGASKLTVFGKASIEELEQAGAFENLRLYPDKAEIIPEKKKPFWQENSKVLISLLMIIAAYFVQFNYGEESLPAILLFLGAIIVGGYSLFKSGVMNLLKLDFDMRALMTVAIIGAAFIGEWSEGAVVVILFAISEVLERYSMDKARASIRSLMDIAPKEALVRRNGREYSINVNEIEVGDIMIVKPGEKIAMDGEVLAGFSAVNQAAITGESVPADKNIGDEVFAGTLNGEGLIEVKITKLVDDTTIAKIIHLVEEAQAEKAPSQAFVDRFAKYYTPLIILIAFLVAIVPPLLVGADWSEWIYQGLAVLVVGCPCALVISTPVSIVTAIGNAAKHGVLVKGGVHLEEMGALKAIAFDKTGTLTKGVPAVTDFKMVSGEDSSGLFAVIAALENKSQHPLASAIVRKADADAVPYLDQVIEDFTSVTGKGLKGTVDGIAYYIGSPKYLGEIVEGGIPAVAAEEISRLQSEGKTVMVAGVDSRVLALIAVADEVRESSREVVSRLHELGIEQTIMLTGDNKGTAKAIGSQAGVSDIESDLLPEDKLNFIKALQKNHGKVAMVGDGINDAPALAAATVGVAMGGAGTDTALETADIALMADDLKKLPFTIKLSRKTLAIIKQNIAFSIGVKLLALLLVIPGWLTLWIAIFADMGATLIVTLNGLRLLRVKDK encoded by the coding sequence ATGACTGAAGCAGCGCAATCTGGCGAGAAAACAATATACCGGGTACAGGGCTTCACCTGAGCAGGCTGTGCCGGAAAGTTCGAAAAGAACGTAAAACACCTGGATGGTGTTTTTGATGCAAAAGTTAATTTTGGCGCTTCCAAGCTGACTGTTTTCGGTAAAGCCTCCATTGAAGAACTGGAGCAAGCTGGCGCATTTGAGAACCTGCGGCTTTACCCGGATAAAGCAGAGATTATACCTGAAAAAAAGAAACCGTTCTGGCAGGAAAACTCTAAGGTATTGATCAGCTTACTAATGATCATTGCCGCGTATTTTGTCCAGTTTAATTACGGCGAAGAAAGTTTGCCGGCCATCCTATTATTTTTGGGAGCAATTATTGTAGGTGGCTACTCCCTATTTAAAAGTGGAGTAATGAACCTTCTAAAGCTTGATTTTGACATGAGGGCACTGATGACAGTTGCCATCATCGGAGCTGCGTTCATTGGCGAGTGGAGCGAAGGTGCCGTCGTTGTCATTTTGTTTGCGATTAGTGAAGTGCTTGAGAGATATTCTATGGATAAAGCAAGAGCCTCGATTCGTTCGCTAATGGATATCGCCCCAAAAGAAGCACTGGTCCGCAGAAATGGCAGGGAATACAGCATAAATGTAAATGAAATAGAAGTCGGAGACATCATGATTGTAAAACCCGGCGAGAAAATTGCCATGGATGGGGAAGTGCTTGCGGGGTTCTCGGCTGTCAACCAGGCGGCAATCACAGGGGAATCTGTACCAGCCGATAAGAACATAGGCGATGAGGTGTTTGCCGGTACGCTGAATGGAGAAGGTCTCATTGAGGTTAAAATCACTAAACTGGTCGATGATACCACAATCGCCAAAATCATTCACCTTGTCGAAGAGGCACAGGCGGAAAAGGCTCCTTCCCAGGCTTTCGTTGACCGCTTCGCCAAGTATTACACGCCGCTTATTATCCTTATCGCATTTTTGGTCGCTATTGTCCCGCCGCTTCTCGTCGGTGCGGATTGGAGCGAGTGGATTTACCAAGGCCTGGCCGTCCTGGTTGTCGGCTGCCCGTGTGCCCTTGTCATTTCAACACCTGTTTCAATCGTTACAGCGATTGGCAATGCAGCTAAACATGGTGTGCTTGTAAAGGGTGGCGTCCATCTTGAGGAAATGGGTGCGCTGAAAGCCATCGCCTTTGATAAGACAGGGACGCTTACAAAAGGAGTGCCAGCTGTTACCGATTTCAAAATGGTATCTGGCGAAGATTCAAGCGGCCTTTTTGCAGTAATTGCCGCCCTTGAAAATAAATCACAGCATCCGCTTGCATCTGCGATTGTCCGTAAAGCAGACGCAGACGCAGTACCTTACTTGGATCAAGTAATAGAAGATTTCACATCGGTAACCGGTAAAGGTTTAAAGGGAACTGTCGACGGAATTGCTTATTATATCGGCAGTCCTAAATACCTTGGGGAAATTGTTGAAGGCGGAATTCCTGCGGTGGCTGCTGAAGAAATTTCACGCCTGCAGTCTGAGGGTAAAACAGTCATGGTCGCAGGAGTTGATTCTCGAGTACTTGCTTTAATTGCAGTGGCCGATGAAGTAAGAGAGTCAAGCAGGGAAGTCGTTTCCCGACTGCATGAGCTTGGTATTGAACAAACAATCATGCTGACTGGTGACAACAAAGGAACAGCAAAGGCCATTGGCAGCCAGGCTGGTGTGTCTGATATTGAATCCGATTTGCTTCCAGAAGATAAGCTCAATTTCATAAAAGCCCTGCAGAAAAACCACGGAAAAGTCGCGATGGTCGGAGATGGCATCAATGACGCACCTGCACTAGCCGCTGCGACGGTTGGAGTCGCGATGGGCGGAGCAGGCACCGATACGGCACTCGAAACCGCGGATATCGCCCTGATGGCCGATGACTTGAAAAAGCTGCCGTTCACGATTAAATTGAGCCGCAAAACACTGGCAATCATCAAGCAAAACATCGCCTTCTCAATTGGCGTTAAATTGCTGGCACTGCTATTGGTCATCCCTGGCTGGCTCACCCTGTGGATCGCGATTTTCGCTGATATGGGAGCCACTCTGATTGTTACTCTGAATGGTTTGAGGCTTTTGAGAGTCAAGGATAAATAG
- a CDS encoding ArsR/SmtB family transcription factor, whose amino-acid sequence MKEQDVCQVNCVHNDKVEQVAAGLKEQNTFEAAKIFKALSDETRIKIAYSLYVGKELCVCDVAAVVNSSTATASHHLRLLKNLGLAKYRKEGKLVYYSLVDDHVKQLIHLAFEHQKEMELND is encoded by the coding sequence TTGAAGGAGCAGGATGTCTGTCAGGTCAATTGCGTCCATAATGATAAAGTTGAACAGGTAGCTGCTGGGTTAAAGGAACAAAATACTTTTGAAGCAGCAAAAATATTCAAAGCTTTATCAGATGAAACTAGGATTAAAATTGCATACTCACTATATGTTGGCAAAGAGCTTTGTGTCTGTGATGTAGCAGCGGTCGTAAACTCATCTACAGCAACAGCTTCACACCATTTGAGGCTGTTGAAAAATCTAGGGCTTGCTAAGTATCGCAAAGAAGGAAAGCTTGTTTATTATTCACTGGTGGATGACCATGTGAAGCAATTGATTCACTTAGCGTTTGAACATCAAAAGGAGATGGAGTTGAATGACTGA